A section of the Acropora muricata isolate sample 2 chromosome 4, ASM3666990v1, whole genome shotgun sequence genome encodes:
- the LOC136915288 gene encoding uncharacterized protein, giving the protein MESRLNLAHFLFLFSIFSITVGKLELIASHKTPCRKSSVNYNVTLSNGAKAGKYYKISSIDNMDDCVSNCCRSKRCDVAFMVNKNCYLVKCHNSDSCELKQSDNSKFDTMLSVVSKSNSKSIEGESKAGEPAIEENLQEKASGVETVEPFIQVDPGEDDMTTVTAFGTGKTKRSKRSSDIIDMVVAVGCGTVAVAVGVAGVIVMTRRLIDNSKS; this is encoded by the exons ATGGAAAGCAGATTAAACTTGGCTCATTTCTTATTCCTATTTTCGATCTTTAGTATCACAG TTGGGAAGCTGGAATTGATAGCATCTCACAAGACGCCATGTAGAAAAAGTTCAGTCAACTATAATGTTACTCTTAGCAATGGAGCAAAGGCTGGAAAATATTACAAAATCTCCAGTATCGACAATATGGATGATTGTGTAAGCAATTGCTGCCGATCCAAGAGATGCGATGTGGCCTTTATGGTGAATAAGAACTGTTACCTTGTAAAATGTCACAATTCAGATTCGTGCGAGCTCAAACAATCCGATAATTCAAAGTTCGACACCATGCTCTCTGTAGTTTCAAAATCAAACTCCAAATCGATAGAAG GGGAAAGCAAAGCTGGAGAACCAGCAATCGAGGAAAATCTCCAGGAAAAAGCCTCTGGTGTAGAAACCGTCGAACCATTTATTCAGGTGGATCCTGGAGAAGACGACATGACAACTGTAACTGCTTTTGGA ACTGGAAAAACGAAGCGCAGCAAACGATCCTCGGATATAATTGACATGGTAGTCGCCGTTGGGTGTGGAACGGTCGCTGTAGCAGTGGGCGTGGCTGGCGTCATAGTGATGACAAGACGTTTGATTGATAACAGCAAATCATAA
- the LOC136915240 gene encoding uncharacterized protein, translated as MLVPTQLLLFLTLLKSFTRAQVFQMFLVDQKGENAQVLDTVKLPTCTHLDIKHDVTLRGGIKSGNFTKLGYLRDMQTCIDACCQDEKCDVAFMPGHVCYSVSCFSAKLCESIPAVPSIAANRSVRISHVVRGGGKGDDLEQFKKTQGMEKYTNKAGKDQCTPSRIVTNHTLKGGKTAGEIKDLGMVESIENCIEKCCDEKACEVAFLVDGKCHSVECYGDELCQSLPIENEQISPTIVYMNVRNGVRIKDKETCSSPCISGVCAAKDICVCDRGFEGLNCDHTAITGFCGISGCGAYGKCSSNDTCVCETGYFGHLCNHTLTCNPPCENGRCIDNSTNSTKCFCEIGWEGQFCNKANGDRRLFLASGGEVLFTKMDQEAEMDIKIHQIPSQGSESISALAVAIGCGVAAAIVGTATVAFIARKILGKRSTNYELLRTPIRHKT; from the exons ATGCTGGTTCCTACAcagcttctattgtttttgaCGTTGCTTAAATCGTTCACAAGAGCGCAAG TGTTCCAGATGTTCCTTGTGGACCAAAAAGGTGAAAATGCCCAAGTCCTGGACACTGTAAAATTACCAACATGCACTCATTTGGACATTAAACATGACGTCACACTACGAGGAGGAATAAAATCTGGGAATTTTACAAAGTTGGGTTATTTGAGGGACATGCAGACTTGCATAGATGCTTGTTGTCAAGACGAAAAGTGTGACGTGGCATTTATGCCAGGTCACGTGTGTTATTCAGTTAGTTGCTTTAGTGCCAAACTGTGTGAAAGCATTCCAGCGGTTCCATCCATTGCAGCTAATAGGAGTGTGCGCATTTCTCACGTGGTACGTGGCGGAGGAAAAGGAGATGATTTGGAGCAGTTTAAGAAAACCCAAGGAATGGAAAAATACA CTAACAAGGCCGGCAAAGACCAGTGTACGCCTAGCAGGATTGTTACAAATCATACTTTAAAAGGGGGAAAAACTGCTGGAGAAATCAAAGATCTTGGTATGGTGGAAAGCATAGAGAATTGCATTGAAAAATGCTGCGACGAAAAAGCCTGTGAAGTAGCTTTTCTTGTGGACGGCAAGTGTCATTCGGTGGAATGTTATGGAGACGAACTTTGTCAAAGTTTACCCATTGAAAACGAACAAATTTCACCAACAATTGTATACATGAACGTGAGAAATGGCGTTAGAATAAAGGACAAAG AAACGTGCAGCTCTCCTTGTATCTCGGGCGTATGTGCAGCAAAGGATATCTGCGTTTGTGATCGAGGTTTTGAAGGCCTGAACTGTGACCACACTGCGATCACAG GTTTCTGTGGTATTTCCGGGTGTGGTGCATACGGGAAATGTTCTTCCAACGACACATGTGTTTGCGAAACGGGCTACTTTGGTCATCTGTGCAATCACACTC TGACATGTAACCCACCTTGCGAGAATGGACGTTGCATTGATAATTCAACAAACTCTACAAAATGTTTCTGCGAGATTGGTTGGGAAGGACAGTTTTGTAACAAAGCAAATGGAG ACAGGAGACTTTTCTTAGCATCAGGCGGAGAAGTGTTGTTCACAAAGATGGACCAAGAAGCCGAGATGGATATTAAG aTTCATCAGATACCCTCTCAAGGATCAGAGTCCATCTCCGCACTTGCTGTTGCCATTGGCTGCGGCGTAGCAGCCGCCATTGTTGGAACAGCGACGGTCGCGTTTATCGCACGAAAAATCTTGGGTAAAAGATCTACAAATTATGAATTATTAAGAACACCTATAAGGCATAAGACGTAG
- the LOC136914655 gene encoding uncharacterized protein, translating to MQSSIWCAAVIFLALLLAVHYGDGKSEISEKENSEDEIEEENQRSEIPRHHRSDEAHRRHKRAERGRYRSVLAVGVGCAVAGGWICLATVVYVVRYIHAKRKAATMKTSDDDCL from the exons ATGCAGTCGTCAATTTGGTGTGCTGCTGTGATATTCCTTGCTTTACTACTTGCAGTGCATTATGGAGATG gAAAATCCGAAATTTCGGAAAAGGAGAACTCTGAGGATGAAAtagaagaagaaaatcaaagg tcGGAGATTCCCAGACACCATCGCAGTGATGAGGCACACAGACGCCACAAAAGAGCTGAGAGAGGCCGATATCGGTCAGTGTTAGCTGTTGGCGTTGGTTGTGCCGTGGCGGGCGGGTGGATTTGCTTAGCAACCGTAGTTTACGTCGTGCGCTACATTCATGCGAAACGAAAAGCGGCTACGATGAAAACGTCCGATGACGATTgcctgtga